In Deltaproteobacteria bacterium, the genomic stretch GCATCCGAGCGCGCGTCGGTTCGTGGCGGTCGGTGGTGCGACGATCTACAGCTGGGATCTCGACGTCGCGGGCGCGGTGCAGGAGCAGGCCCTGGCGCTCGCGAACCCCCCGCCCGGCTTCGATCGCAGCAACCCCGGGCTCGACTACGACGTCGTGCTCGACCGGCTGGTGTGGTGGGGCGGCGGCCGCAGCCTGTGGTCGATCGATCTCGACGCCATGGCCTGGGTCGAGCACCCGGCCGCGGCCGACGACGCCACCGTGCCGCCCGAGCCGATCGCCAACGGCACCTACGGCCGCTTCCGCTACGCGGTCGCCGAGGACCTCTTCGTGCTGGTCAGCGCGGTCGAGCAGAACGTCTTCGTGCGGCGGCTGTGACGGCCACCGGCCGGCCGAGCAGGGCTGTCAGGGGCCGCTTCGCGCCGAAAACTGGCCCTCGGCCGCCCGTCCATGCTTAGTCCTGCACGAGATGGCGATCCTCGAGTTCGCAGGCGTCACGATGCGCTACGGCGACAAGGGTGAGCGCGACGCCGCGCTCTCCGAGGTCTCGTTCGCCATCGATGAGGGCGCGTTCGCGCTGCTGACGGGCCCTTCGGGCGCCGGCAAGAGCACGCTGCTCAAGCTCCTGCTGGCCAGCGAGCGCCCGGAGTGCGGCACGATCCGCGTCGCCGGCCGCGACATCCACCGACTGCGCCGCTCCAGCATCCCCTACCTGCGTCGCAACGTCGGCGCCGTGTTCCAGGATTTCAAGCTCCTACAGGATGCGTCGCCCCGCGAGAACGTCGCGCTGGCGCTGCAGGTGCTCGGGCTCGGGCCCACCGAGGTCGACGCACGCGCGCGCAAGAGCCTGTGCGACGTCGAGCTCGATCCCGACACCCGTCGACCCGCGCGCTGCCTCTCGGGCGGTGAGCAGCAGCGGGTCGCGATCGCGCGCGCGCTGGCGGGCGACCCCGCGATCCTGCTGGCCGACGAGCCCACCGGCAACCTCGATCCCCGACTGTCGCGCGAGATCCTCGAGCTGCTGCAGGCCGTCCGCGCCCGCGGCACCACCGTGCTCATTGCGACCCACGATCCACTCGTGATCGATCACGTCGACGCCAGCCATCGCCTCGAGCTGGCGCGCGGACGCCTGGTCGCCGACTCGGCCGCGGTCACGATGACCGGCGCCGAGGTCGAGGGCAGCTGCGGCGCGCTGCCGTCGCTCGAGCTGGGGGCGCTCGCATGATCGTGCGCAGCATCCATGCGATGCGCTACGTCGCCGCGCGCGGGCTCCGGGGCATGGCCCAGGCGCCGCTGGTGCAGCTACTCGCGATCGCGACCTTCGCAGTGTGCATGCTGCTGCTCGGCACGGTCGTGCTGGTGTGGAGCAACGCGCGCTCGATCGCCGACGAGTGGGGCGTCGACGTGCCGGTCACGGCGTACCTCGTCGACGGCGTCACGCCCGAGGCGAGCGCCGATCTGACCGCACGCATCGCCGCGCTGCCGCAGGTCGAGGCGGTCGAGCTGGTCACGCCCGAGCAGGCGATGGCGCGGCTCGTCGACGGCCTCGGCGAAGATCCCACCCTGCTCGAGGGCCTCGAGCCCGCGGTGCTGCCGACCTCGATCGAGGTGCACGTCGCGGGCGCGCGGGTGGAGCTCGCCGACGCGTTGGCGGCGGAGCTGCGGCAGGAGCCCGACGTCGAGGATGTCGTGGCGGCGGGCCAGTGGGCCGCGCGCGCCGAGAGCCTGCTCGAGACCCTGCGTCGCATCGCGATCGGTGCGGCCGCGCTGGTGGGCTTCGCGTGCCTGACGATCGTGTGGAGCACGATTCGCCTGGCGGTCTATGCCCGTCGCGCCGAGATCCAGATCCTGCGCCTGGTCGGCGGCACCGCGTCGTTCGTGCACGGGCCGTTCGTCGTCGAGGGCCTCGTGCAGGGCACGCTGGGTGCTGCGTTCGCGGTGGCGCTGCTCTACGCGGGCTTCGACCGCGTGCAGCCCCTGCTCGAGGACGCGTTCGCGCTGGCGTTCGCTGCCGGCGGCCTGCGCTTCCTGGCGCCGTGGGAGTGCGCGACGTTGGTCGCCTTCGGGGCCGCGCTGGGTGTGCTCGGTAGCCGGGCCGCGGTCGCGCGCTACGTCGAGACGTGATGCCGATGCCACGCGTGCGCACGACCCTGGGACTCACGCTCGCGCTGACGCTGGTCGGTGCCACCGGCACGGCGCTCGCGAAGCCGCGACGTGCCGCCGAGCTCGGCGCACAGCTGGTCGACACGTTGCAGCGCGAGCTCGGCTTCACGCGCTCGTCGACCGAGATCCATCGCGGGCTCGAAGCACTCGATCGCGAGCAGACCAGCCTGCAGTACACCGCCGCGCTGCTCGACCACGCCAGCGGCGAGAGCATGCGGCGGCTGTCGGCCTATGCCGAGGGTAACGACGATCGCGAGCGGCGCATGCGGGCCCGCGGCCGCGCGCTGTACAAGCTCGCCCGCGGCGGCGCGGCACGACTCGCCTTCGGTGAGCGCTTCGGCGAGGAGGACGAGGGGGCCACCGCAGCGCGGCTGTCGCGGGCCCACAGCCTGCGCGAGCTGGTTCGCCACGATCTCGCGGAGCTGGCCTCGCATCGCCGCGCACGCATCCGCGCGCGCACCGAGCTGCTCTCGGCTGCACGCGAGCTGCAGGCGCTGTCGACCATCGGCAGCATCTACACCATGCAGGGCGAGGTGCTCGGGCGCGCCAGCGCCAGCGTCGATCCGGCCATGGCCGGGTTGGTCGGCGCGCGCAAGCTCGCGCTGCGCCGCTCGACCCGCACCGCGCGTGCGGCCAACCGCGAGCTCATCGCGTTGGTGAAGGCCAACTGGAAGGAGCTCGAGGCCCTGCGCGGGCTCGACGGCGCGCACACCCTGCGGCGGCCGGTGGCCGGCAGCGTGGTCGGTCGCTTCGGCACCTGGCGCGA encodes the following:
- a CDS encoding ATP-binding cassette domain-containing protein, encoding MAILEFAGVTMRYGDKGERDAALSEVSFAIDEGAFALLTGPSGAGKSTLLKLLLASERPECGTIRVAGRDIHRLRRSSIPYLRRNVGAVFQDFKLLQDASPRENVALALQVLGLGPTEVDARARKSLCDVELDPDTRRPARCLSGGEQQRVAIARALAGDPAILLADEPTGNLDPRLSREILELLQAVRARGTTVLIATHDPLVIDHVDASHRLELARGRLVADSAAVTMTGAEVEGSCGALPSLELGALA
- a CDS encoding M23 family metallopeptidase, coding for MPMPRVRTTLGLTLALTLVGATGTALAKPRRAAELGAQLVDTLQRELGFTRSSTEIHRGLEALDREQTSLQYTAALLDHASGESMRRLSAYAEGNDDRERRMRARGRALYKLARGGAARLAFGERFGEEDEGATAARLSRAHSLRELVRHDLAELASHRRARIRARTELLSAARELQALSTIGSIYTMQGEVLGRASASVDPAMAGLVGARKLALRRSTRTARAANRELIALVKANWKELEALRGLDGAHTLRRPVAGSVVGRFGTWRDRLLGIDIVRSGVELTATREERVVAMATGRVVMVTELPEYGEAVVIEHGGGQYSLTARLWNIAVAPGDAVEPGTELGRAAPKPIDDGLGPTVYVELRHGELPVDPEPYLRRAEPVRRKRAPARGKHAQHDDDALDDAEADDEGIEFIE